In one Winogradskyella sp. MH6 genomic region, the following are encoded:
- a CDS encoding uracil-DNA glycosylase family protein, giving the protein MFLHEHPYPPFIKDNTEKLIVGTLPPPRFSTGELLEQDVDFCYGSYYNSLWLFIDKIHNLNFRYDNSEEAIEQRKQFLIKNKIGVCDIVASCDREKIDASDLGMSNVKLRDIVGYLKEYPNIKTILFTGGNSKNGPEYFFRKHLKDYNRKLEMVTNEVPRIHKFTLSHPEPVSGFHKENERTIKTVSLTSASGAANISISRLPLYRQLKAKNPDFNTFDFRVMQYSEFFK; this is encoded by the coding sequence GTGTTTCTTCACGAGCATCCATATCCACCATTTATAAAAGATAATACGGAAAAACTAATTGTAGGCACTTTGCCACCTCCAAGATTTTCTACAGGTGAATTATTAGAGCAAGATGTTGATTTTTGTTACGGGAGTTATTACAATTCATTGTGGTTATTTATAGATAAGATTCATAATCTCAATTTTAGGTACGACAACTCTGAAGAAGCCATAGAACAGCGAAAGCAGTTTCTGATTAAAAACAAAATAGGAGTTTGCGATATTGTAGCCTCATGTGATCGCGAAAAAATTGATGCTTCAGATCTTGGAATGAGTAATGTGAAATTAAGAGATATAGTTGGTTATTTAAAAGAATACCCAAACATTAAAACCATTTTATTTACAGGTGGAAATAGCAAAAATGGACCAGAATATTTCTTTCGTAAACATCTTAAAGATTACAATCGTAAATTGGAAATGGTAACTAACGAAGTACCGAGAATTCATAAATTTACTCTAAGTCATCCTGAACCCGTTTCAGGATTTCATAAAGAGAATGAAAGAACTATTAAAACCGTTTCTCTAACTTCAGCTTCTGGAGCTGCAAACATATCCATTAGTAGATTGCCACTTTATAGACAACTAAAAGCGAAAAACCCAGATTTTAATACCTTTGATTTTAGGGTGATGCAGTATTCTGAGTTTTTTAAGTAG
- a CDS encoding EF-hand domain-containing protein, whose protein sequence is MISKTLKLSVLVIAICAVSFVDAQERKRKQRPSSEELFKKLDTNDDGALSLEEFKDQRQRKEVKEETIGEHFKELDTNSNGSLSLEEFIARKELMKQKRIEDRFSEMDKDGNGTVDLEEYKAFVENHRKERPKRKPGKN, encoded by the coding sequence ATGATTTCAAAAACATTAAAATTAAGCGTATTGGTTATTGCTATTTGTGCTGTATCCTTTGTAGATGCTCAAGAAAGAAAACGTAAACAGAGACCTAGCTCTGAAGAATTATTTAAAAAACTAGACACAAATGATGATGGAGCATTATCATTAGAAGAATTTAAAGATCAGCGTCAACGAAAGGAGGTTAAAGAAGAAACAATTGGCGAACACTTTAAAGAATTAGACACAAATTCTAATGGTTCATTATCCTTAGAAGAGTTTATTGCCAGAAAAGAGTTAATGAAGCAAAAACGTATTGAAGATCGTTTTTCAGAAATGGATAAAGATGGCAACGGAACTGTAGATTTAGAAGAATATAAAGCCTTTGTCGAAAATCACAGAAAAGAAAGACCAAAGCGTAAACCTGGTAAAAATTGA
- the yaaA gene encoding peroxide stress protein YaaA, whose product MKLVLSPAKSLDFESKLPTTKTTEGCFLAEAERLNKLLKKKSAKSLSKLMHISDNLGQLNYERNQEWELPFTKDNARQAIYAFNGDVYRGLDAYTIDTKKLDKVQDTVRIISGLYGILKPLDLIQPYRLEMGTKMPVGKNKNLYEFWKRKVTQALNDELEEDELFLNLASNEYFKAIDTKVLKVPVIDVNFKEFKDGKYKTIAIFAKLARGLMTRYIIDTDAKTLEDVKGFNYENYGFSEELSSEKELVFTR is encoded by the coding sequence ATGAAACTTGTATTGTCACCAGCGAAGTCATTAGATTTTGAAAGCAAATTACCAACAACCAAAACTACAGAAGGTTGCTTTTTAGCAGAAGCAGAACGCTTAAATAAATTACTGAAAAAGAAATCAGCAAAGAGCTTATCTAAGTTAATGCATATTTCTGATAATTTAGGACAGCTGAATTACGAGCGTAATCAAGAGTGGGAATTGCCATTTACTAAGGACAATGCCAGACAGGCCATTTACGCTTTTAATGGTGATGTGTACAGAGGACTTGATGCCTATACTATTGACACCAAAAAGTTAGATAAAGTTCAAGATACGGTTCGTATAATTTCTGGTTTATATGGAATTTTAAAACCTTTAGATTTAATTCAACCTTACCGATTGGAAATGGGTACCAAAATGCCAGTTGGTAAAAACAAAAACCTTTACGAATTCTGGAAGAGAAAAGTCACTCAAGCTTTAAATGATGAACTAGAAGAGGATGAATTATTTTTAAATCTTGCGAGTAATGAATACTTCAAAGCCATAGATACCAAAGTTTTAAAAGTACCAGTTATAGATGTTAACTTTAAAGAATTTAAAGATGGGAAGTATAAGACTATAGCCATTTTTGCAAAGTTAGCACGTGGATTAATGACAAGGTACATCATAGATACAGATGCTAAAACGCTAGAGGATGTCAAAGGTTTTAATTATGAAAACTATGGTTTTAGCGAAGAATTGTCTTCTGAAAAAGAGTTGGTGTTTACGAGATAG
- a CDS encoding tRNA (cytidine(34)-2'-O)-methyltransferase: protein MPLNIVLIEPEIPNNTGNIGRLALATGSRLHLVKPFGFEIDDKRLKRAGLDYWQYLEVIYYESKEEFFTKNTDKKMAFLSSHGTKSHWDIEFEDDMFLVFGKESVGLPKPLIEERKEDLFKIPMYSKNIRSLNLANAVSIILYEGLRQLR, encoded by the coding sequence ATGCCTTTAAACATTGTCCTTATAGAACCTGAAATACCTAACAACACAGGTAATATTGGTCGATTAGCTTTGGCTACAGGATCTCGATTACACTTGGTAAAACCTTTTGGTTTTGAAATTGATGACAAACGCCTAAAACGTGCTGGACTTGATTATTGGCAGTATCTTGAAGTCATTTATTACGAAAGCAAAGAGGAATTCTTTACTAAAAACACAGATAAGAAAATGGCTTTTTTAAGCAGTCATGGTACTAAATCGCATTGGGATATAGAGTTTGAAGACGATATGTTTCTTGTTTTTGGTAAAGAATCTGTTGGCTTACCAAAACCTCTAATTGAAGAACGAAAAGAAGACCTTTTCAAAATACCAATGTATAGTAAGAATATTAGAAGTCTTAATCTTGCCAATGCTGTAAGCATTATTTTATATGAAGGTTTACGGCAACTTCGTTAA
- a CDS encoding tetratricopeptide repeat-containing sensor histidine kinase, producing the protein MYNKIAFGYIFNDTDKALKVIEEGKASAKAVNFNFGLTELVNTHGIYMDVTGKSDSAAHYFEKALKMSRDFGFKNIESMCINNLGMFNWNRGNYNEALDYFFQSLKMDEARQSEKSTSSSLNNIGLIYQEMNLNEKALEYHKKALDVREKYNLDNEQIASHNNIGINLKDLGRIDKAILSYKKALALAKKLDNRIEYYKILDNLANAYHEKGDKDLALETYLEALKKKENYKGDERGMLSTYNNVATLYNEKNLPKVAKHYINEGFDLVKKYPEIELVSADLYLTMAESNYMLGNHEQARKQKQTYIKLKDSIFSEKNAQKIADLEVKYETEKKEKEILIQRAEIAEQDLVIQKRNYQLYGLAILTLILGLIGFLFYNQQKLKNDQLQKENELKDALIKIETQSKLQEQRLRISRDLHDNIGAQLTFIISSIDNLKYGFDIKDKKLTHKLETISDFTSGTIYELRDTIWAMNKSEITFEDLQTRISNYIDKAHLYDANIQFSFRVDSGVDTSKTFTSVEGMNIHRVIQEAIHNSLKYADASQIKVEVSKEVSNLVFKISDNGKGFDLDSVKRGNGLTNMEKRIANIGGEIQINTQLETGTEIKIIV; encoded by the coding sequence ATGTATAACAAAATAGCCTTTGGCTATATTTTTAATGACACAGACAAAGCGCTCAAGGTTATCGAAGAAGGTAAAGCGTCTGCTAAGGCTGTTAATTTTAATTTTGGTTTAACTGAATTGGTAAATACTCATGGTATATACATGGATGTAACCGGAAAATCGGATTCGGCAGCTCACTATTTTGAAAAAGCGCTGAAGATGAGTAGAGATTTTGGATTTAAGAATATTGAGTCCATGTGTATTAATAATCTTGGGATGTTTAATTGGAACCGAGGGAATTATAACGAAGCTTTAGATTACTTCTTTCAATCTTTAAAAATGGATGAAGCCAGACAGAGTGAAAAATCAACATCATCTTCACTAAATAACATAGGTCTCATTTATCAAGAGATGAATTTAAATGAGAAAGCCTTAGAGTATCACAAGAAAGCACTAGATGTTAGGGAAAAATATAACTTGGATAACGAACAAATTGCTTCGCACAATAATATAGGCATAAACTTAAAGGATTTGGGTAGGATAGACAAAGCTATTTTGTCTTACAAGAAAGCATTGGCATTAGCGAAAAAGTTAGATAATAGAATAGAGTACTACAAAATCTTAGATAATTTGGCTAATGCATACCATGAAAAAGGCGATAAAGATTTAGCATTAGAAACCTATTTAGAGGCTTTAAAAAAGAAAGAAAATTATAAAGGAGACGAGCGCGGAATGCTCTCTACTTACAATAATGTAGCAACTCTTTACAATGAAAAAAATCTGCCTAAAGTTGCGAAACACTATATAAACGAAGGTTTTGATTTAGTAAAAAAATATCCAGAGATAGAATTGGTTTCTGCAGATTTATATCTAACCATGGCAGAGAGTAATTATATGTTAGGAAACCATGAGCAGGCCAGGAAACAGAAACAAACCTATATAAAGTTAAAAGATTCAATATTTTCTGAAAAAAATGCACAAAAAATAGCAGACTTAGAAGTAAAGTATGAAACTGAAAAAAAAGAAAAGGAAATTCTCATTCAGCGCGCAGAAATTGCAGAACAAGATCTAGTAATTCAAAAACGAAATTATCAACTTTACGGATTGGCAATCTTAACCCTAATATTAGGCTTAATAGGTTTTCTCTTTTACAACCAGCAAAAACTAAAAAACGATCAGTTGCAAAAAGAAAATGAGCTTAAAGATGCCTTAATAAAAATTGAAACTCAAAGCAAATTACAAGAACAACGCTTAAGAATTAGCCGAGATTTGCACGATAATATAGGTGCGCAATTAACCTTTATTATTTCATCTATAGACAATCTAAAATATGGTTTTGATATCAAAGACAAAAAACTAACCCATAAACTCGAAACCATTAGCGATTTTACATCTGGTACTATTTATGAATTAAGAGATACCATTTGGGCTATGAATAAAAGTGAAATTACTTTTGAAGATCTGCAAACCAGAATTTCTAATTACATAGACAAGGCACATTTGTACGATGCAAATATTCAGTTTTCGTTTAGAGTAGATAGTGGTGTAGATACTAGTAAAACCTTTACTTCTGTTGAGGGTATGAACATTCATCGTGTTATACAAGAGGCGATACACAATAGTTTAAAATATGCAGATGCTTCTCAGATTAAGGTTGAAGTGTCTAAAGAAGTTTCAAACTTAGTTTTTAAAATTTCAGATAATGGAAAAGGCTTCGATTTAGACTCTGTTAAAAGAGGAAACGGTCTTACCAATATGGAAAAGCGAATAGCAAATATTGGTGGGGAAATTCAAATTAACACACAATTAGAGACAGGGACAGAAATTAAAATTATAGTATAA
- a CDS encoding tetratricopeptide repeat-containing sensor histidine kinase, translating to MRFYLLIFLSFTILGYSQSNTKLVDSLLLETKKDTSYVQLDDTDFIHFSREKIDSINAIKVQGVGISQDSLKRLLEATILSAKAIGYQKGAADAYLNLGVNYYYIGNYKANFESQLEAIKIYETIGENALAAKAYGELGYSSRRRDLNMANSLMQKAIQLAKTDSVKSKVQDIYNNYSILKLMEKKYDSAKYFVKKGLVIKEAQKDSFGIPYSYANLANTYVEEGNLNEALVYFTKALDIRKKINDSIGLGESYVQIAEVLKQQNKLNKALDNFKSSMYYASKKKYGRLLSYNYYQLSDIYKKTNKTDSALHYLEQHLKLKDSLEGQEVLEELATLRVKFDTEKKEKEILSQRADLAEKELDLSKKNIYILGLGALAVVLGLLGYLFYNQQKLKNRQLQKENQLKDALLKIETQSKLQEQRLRISRDLHDNIGAQLTFIISSLDNLRYGFKIPEKLGNKLRGISEFTTTTIHELRDTIWAMNKDKITFEDLQIRISNFIDQANLAAQNIKFSFNVDTSLDDDIAFTSVKGMNIYRIIQEAINNALKYAEATYINVDISEEKNKMIVRIKDNGKGFDENSVKLGNGLNNMKKRAEDIKAQLSIQSVVGEGTDIRLQI from the coding sequence ATGAGATTTTATCTACTCATTTTTTTAAGTTTTACAATTCTTGGCTATTCTCAATCAAACACTAAACTGGTTGATAGTCTTCTTCTAGAAACCAAAAAAGATACTAGTTATGTACAATTAGATGATACTGATTTTATTCATTTTTCAAGAGAAAAAATAGATAGTATCAACGCTATTAAAGTACAAGGAGTGGGCATTAGTCAAGATTCTTTAAAACGTTTGTTAGAGGCTACAATACTAAGCGCAAAGGCAATTGGTTACCAAAAGGGAGCAGCCGATGCTTATCTAAATTTAGGTGTTAATTATTATTATATAGGCAATTACAAAGCCAATTTTGAAAGTCAATTAGAAGCTATAAAAATTTACGAGACCATAGGTGAAAATGCTCTGGCGGCAAAGGCTTATGGAGAACTAGGTTATTCTTCGCGACGTAGAGATTTAAATATGGCTAATTCTCTAATGCAAAAAGCGATTCAGTTAGCTAAAACCGATAGTGTCAAGTCTAAAGTTCAGGATATTTATAATAATTATAGTATTCTAAAGCTGATGGAAAAGAAGTACGATAGTGCTAAGTATTTTGTTAAAAAAGGATTGGTTATTAAAGAAGCACAAAAGGATAGCTTTGGGATACCATACAGTTATGCAAACCTAGCCAATACCTATGTAGAAGAAGGAAATTTAAACGAAGCACTTGTCTATTTTACTAAGGCATTAGATATCAGAAAAAAAATAAATGATTCCATAGGTTTAGGAGAGAGCTATGTACAGATTGCTGAAGTTCTAAAGCAACAAAACAAACTAAATAAAGCTTTAGATAATTTTAAAAGCTCTATGTATTATGCATCCAAGAAAAAGTACGGAAGGCTTTTGTCTTATAACTACTATCAATTATCAGATATCTATAAGAAAACAAATAAAACAGATTCTGCATTACACTATTTAGAACAGCATTTAAAACTAAAAGATAGTCTTGAAGGGCAAGAAGTTTTAGAAGAATTGGCGACATTAAGGGTAAAGTTTGATACCGAAAAAAAAGAAAAAGAAATACTATCTCAGCGAGCAGATCTAGCAGAAAAAGAATTAGACCTTAGTAAGAAAAATATATACATCTTAGGTTTAGGTGCACTTGCAGTAGTTTTAGGACTTTTAGGATATTTGTTTTACAATCAGCAGAAACTAAAAAATCGTCAATTGCAAAAAGAAAATCAGCTTAAAGATGCATTGTTAAAAATTGAAACCCAAAGCAAATTACAAGAGCAACGTCTAAGGATTAGTAGAGATCTGCACGATAACATAGGTGCACAACTCACCTTTATTATTTCATCATTAGACAATCTTAGGTATGGTTTTAAAATTCCAGAAAAATTAGGGAATAAACTTAGAGGAATTAGTGAATTTACAACTACGACTATCCATGAGTTAAGAGACACTATATGGGCAATGAATAAAGATAAAATCACTTTTGAGGACTTACAGATACGCATCTCAAATTTTATAGATCAAGCGAATCTTGCAGCCCAGAATATAAAATTTAGTTTTAATGTTGATACATCTTTAGATGATGACATTGCCTTTACATCAGTAAAGGGAATGAATATTTACCGAATTATACAAGAAGCCATAAATAATGCTTTAAAATATGCAGAGGCAACTTATATAAATGTTGATATTTCAGAAGAGAAAAATAAGATGATTGTTAGAATAAAGGATAATGGAAAAGGCTTTGATGAAAACAGCGTAAAGCTAGGTAATGGACTTAACAATATGAAGAAACGAGCAGAAGATATTAAAGCCCAATTATCAATACAATCAGTTGTTGGTGAGGGTACAGATATAAGATTACAAATATAA
- the coaD gene encoding pantetheine-phosphate adenylyltransferase has protein sequence MRRALFPGSFDPITNGHYDIIKRGVKLFDEVVVAIGVNSEKKYMFSLEERKHFIEEAFKDEPKVKVVTYEGLTIDFCKEIDAEFILRGLRNPADFEFEKAIAHTNRKLSKIETVFLLTASRTSYISSSIVRDVIRNNGDYTVLVPESVRVTSK, from the coding sequence ATGAGACGCGCACTTTTTCCTGGATCATTTGATCCTATTACTAATGGACATTACGACATCATTAAACGTGGTGTAAAGCTTTTTGATGAAGTTGTTGTTGCGATTGGTGTTAATTCTGAAAAAAAATATATGTTCTCTCTAGAAGAACGTAAACATTTTATTGAAGAAGCTTTTAAAGATGAGCCAAAAGTAAAAGTGGTGACTTACGAAGGTTTAACTATAGATTTTTGTAAAGAAATTGATGCCGAATTTATTTTGAGAGGACTACGTAATCCTGCTGATTTTGAGTTTGAAAAAGCGATTGCACATACCAATCGTAAACTTTCAAAAATTGAAACTGTATTTTTACTTACAGCCTCAAGGACATCTTACATTTCATCTTCGATTGTCCGCGATGTTATAAGAAATAATGGCGATTATACCGTTTTAGTCCCTGAAAGTGTTAGAGTAACTTCTAAATAA
- a CDS encoding RluA family pseudouridine synthase, whose amino-acid sequence MADIVDMSEEEDELYEHYAFKVEKGQQPLRIDKYLMNFVENATRNKIQQAAKDGSIFVNGTPVKSNYKVKPNDHITVKFEHPPHEYLLVAEDIPIDIVYEDDDLLVVNKPAGMVVHPGHGNYSGTLINGLIYHFENLPNNSSNRPGLVHRIDKDTSGLLVVAKTEQAMAHLSNQFAEKTSEREYVAIVWGNMEEEGGTVEGNIGRHPKNRLQNTVYEGDEAYKGKPAVTHYKVLERLGYVTLVSCKLETGRTHQIRVHMKHIGHTLFNDERYGGEKILKGTTFTKYKQFVENAFKVLPRQALHAKTLGFEHPTTGKWLSFSTDIPEDMQQCIEKWRGYAKHQDN is encoded by the coding sequence ATGGCAGATATTGTAGATATGTCTGAGGAGGAAGATGAACTTTATGAGCATTACGCTTTTAAAGTAGAAAAAGGACAGCAACCTCTTCGTATTGATAAATATTTAATGAATTTTGTTGAAAATGCGACGCGAAACAAAATTCAACAGGCTGCAAAAGACGGTTCTATTTTTGTGAACGGTACTCCTGTAAAATCTAATTACAAGGTAAAACCCAACGATCATATTACTGTAAAATTTGAGCATCCACCGCACGAGTACTTATTAGTTGCAGAAGATATTCCTATCGATATTGTTTATGAAGACGATGATTTACTTGTGGTAAACAAACCAGCAGGTATGGTGGTGCATCCAGGTCATGGTAACTATTCCGGAACTTTAATCAATGGATTAATTTATCATTTTGAAAACTTACCAAACAATTCGAGTAATCGTCCCGGTTTGGTACATCGTATTGATAAAGATACGAGCGGACTTTTAGTTGTAGCGAAAACTGAACAAGCTATGGCGCATTTGTCTAACCAGTTTGCTGAAAAAACCAGTGAACGCGAATACGTGGCTATAGTCTGGGGAAATATGGAAGAAGAAGGTGGAACAGTTGAAGGTAATATTGGTCGCCATCCTAAAAACAGATTACAGAATACTGTTTATGAAGGTGATGAAGCCTATAAAGGCAAACCGGCAGTAACCCATTACAAAGTTTTAGAACGCTTAGGCTATGTAACTTTAGTAAGCTGTAAGCTCGAAACAGGTCGCACACACCAAATCCGTGTGCATATGAAGCATATAGGTCACACTCTTTTTAACGACGAGCGCTATGGTGGTGAAAAAATCTTGAAAGGCACAACCTTTACCAAGTATAAGCAGTTTGTAGAAAATGCATTTAAGGTATTGCCAAGACAAGCACTACATGCTAAAACTTTGGGCTTTGAACATCCAACAACTGGTAAGTGGTTAAGTTTTTCAACCGATATTCCAGAAGATATGCAACAATGTATAGAGAAGTGGAGAGGCTATGCCAAGCATCAAGATAATTAA
- a CDS encoding response regulator yields MIIRIAIVDDNTFLIKAVEEKLSFFEDLEVRFTAMNGKDVLEKLEENNNIDLILMDIEMPVMNGIEATELAKQKYPHIKIIMLTVFDNDENIFNAIKAGADGYLLKEINAGDLHSGILETLNGGAAMNPSIALKTLKLLRNPFVEEKEKEEIKLTSREVDVLEQLSKGLSYNAVAENLILSTGTIRKHIENIYRKLQVHNKLEAVQKAKRNNII; encoded by the coding sequence ATGATTATAAGAATAGCCATAGTAGACGATAACACTTTTCTCATAAAAGCAGTAGAAGAGAAACTATCTTTTTTTGAAGATTTGGAGGTGAGATTTACAGCTATGAACGGCAAGGATGTTCTTGAAAAACTAGAAGAAAACAATAATATAGATTTAATTTTAATGGATATTGAAATGCCTGTAATGAATGGTATAGAAGCTACGGAGCTAGCAAAACAAAAGTATCCTCATATTAAGATTATAATGCTTACTGTTTTTGATAATGATGAAAACATTTTTAACGCCATAAAGGCTGGTGCAGATGGTTATTTGCTAAAAGAAATTAATGCAGGAGATTTGCATTCAGGTATTTTAGAAACCTTAAACGGAGGTGCAGCTATGAACCCTTCAATAGCTTTAAAAACTTTGAAGTTACTTCGTAATCCTTTTGTTGAAGAAAAAGAAAAAGAAGAAATAAAACTCACCAGTAGAGAAGTAGACGTTTTAGAGCAATTAAGTAAAGGTTTGAGTTACAATGCTGTTGCAGAAAATCTTATACTTTCAACAGGAACTATAAGAAAACATATTGAAAATATTTATCGCAAACTTCAGGTACACAATAAATTAGAGGCTGTGCAAAAGGCAAAACGAAATAATATTATTTAG
- a CDS encoding D-alanine--D-alanine ligase, with amino-acid sequence MKKNIAIIMGGYSSEYKISLKSGNVVYDTLEKDKYNAYRIHIFRDKWVYVDENNNEYSIDKNDFSVMVNNSKVTFDCVFNAIHGSPGEDGYMQAYFKLLNIPQTSCNMYQAALTFNKRDLLSTLKPYAIKTAESYFLNLGDKIDEEAIVAKVGLPCFVKANKAGSSFGISKVYKKEDLKTAIETSFKEDNEIIIEQFLDGTEVSVGVISYKGETTVLPITEIVSENDFFDYQAKYEGKSQEITPARISDDYKTKVESVAKKIYEVLGMTGFSRSEFIFKNDEPHLLEVNTVPGLTKESILPQQAAAAGISMQDLFSNAIEEAMKN; translated from the coding sequence ATGAAGAAAAATATCGCCATAATTATGGGAGGCTACTCTAGCGAATATAAAATTTCGTTAAAGAGTGGCAATGTTGTTTACGACACTTTAGAAAAAGACAAATACAACGCTTATCGCATCCATATTTTTAGAGATAAATGGGTATATGTTGATGAAAACAATAACGAATACTCAATTGATAAAAATGATTTTTCGGTTATGGTAAATAATAGTAAAGTTACTTTTGATTGTGTTTTTAATGCCATTCACGGATCACCTGGCGAAGATGGGTATATGCAAGCCTATTTTAAACTTTTAAATATTCCACAGACGAGTTGTAACATGTACCAAGCCGCTTTAACCTTTAATAAGCGCGATTTACTATCAACATTAAAACCGTATGCTATTAAAACAGCTGAAAGCTATTTTCTTAATCTTGGTGATAAGATTGATGAAGAAGCTATAGTCGCTAAAGTGGGCTTACCATGTTTTGTAAAAGCCAATAAAGCTGGTAGTAGTTTTGGAATTTCTAAAGTGTATAAAAAAGAAGATTTAAAAACTGCCATTGAGACGTCTTTTAAAGAAGATAACGAAATAATTATTGAACAGTTTTTAGATGGCACCGAAGTTTCGGTTGGTGTCATTTCTTACAAAGGTGAAACTACTGTTTTACCAATTACAGAAATTGTATCAGAAAATGACTTTTTTGATTACCAAGCTAAATACGAAGGAAAATCTCAAGAAATTACACCTGCGAGAATATCTGATGATTACAAAACAAAAGTTGAATCTGTAGCCAAAAAAATATATGAAGTTTTGGGCATGACAGGTTTTTCTCGCAGTGAGTTTATTTTTAAAAATGACGAACCTCACCTTCTCGAAGTAAATACTGTACCAGGTCTAACCAAAGAAAGTATTTTACCTCAGCAAGCTGCTGCCGCAGGTATAAGTATGCAAGATTTATTTAGTAATGCCATTGAGGAAGCAATGAAGAATTAA
- a CDS encoding PASTA domain-containing protein, with the protein MSIVKFLTSKVFFKQLALAIVAIVVLSFLILKWLNITTNHGEFVTVPDLKGKSLETVEIELNDNDLRMEIQDSANYNPNYPKYSVIEQNPVAGAQVKENRKIYLILNPSGYRKVEVPNVLKRTFRQAKPQLEALEFKIGEITYIDNIGKDVVLGLKHKGKTLEPGTMLPLTSKIDVVLGNGNR; encoded by the coding sequence ATGAGTATAGTAAAGTTTTTAACCAGTAAAGTGTTTTTTAAGCAATTAGCATTGGCCATTGTTGCTATTGTTGTTTTAAGTTTCTTAATTCTAAAATGGTTAAACATTACAACTAATCATGGAGAGTTTGTAACCGTTCCAGACTTAAAAGGTAAATCTCTAGAGACTGTAGAGATAGAACTCAACGATAACGACTTAAGAATGGAGATTCAGGATTCTGCAAACTATAATCCTAACTATCCCAAATATTCTGTTATAGAACAAAACCCAGTTGCAGGTGCTCAGGTAAAAGAAAATAGAAAAATTTATCTCATCCTCAATCCTTCTGGTTACCGCAAAGTTGAAGTACCAAATGTCTTAAAACGTACTTTTAGGCAAGCTAAACCACAATTGGAAGCCTTAGAATTTAAAATTGGCGAAATTACTTATATAGATAACATTGGTAAAGACGTTGTATTAGGGCTAAAACACAAAGGCAAAACTCTTGAGCCTGGAACAATGTTACCGCTAACATCTAAGATAGATGTAGTTTTAGGAAACGGAAATCGTTAA